From the Pseudarthrobacter sp. MM222 genome, one window contains:
- a CDS encoding DUF6457 domain-containing protein, translating to MTLSQDEDSSLRHWSGRLIQALQILDLEVDHEKIVQVAEESAKAVGPHADAISAFIVGYAAGTASTAGRKSTKDAVDAASNKVLELCEHGESGGPDEKGWAKRAQ from the coding sequence ATGACTTTGTCCCAGGATGAAGACAGCTCACTGCGCCACTGGAGCGGCCGCCTGATCCAGGCGTTGCAGATCCTTGACCTGGAAGTCGACCACGAGAAGATCGTTCAGGTAGCCGAGGAATCCGCGAAGGCCGTCGGGCCCCATGCGGACGCCATCAGCGCATTCATCGTCGGCTACGCGGCCGGCACTGCTTCGACCGCCGGCCGGAAGAGCACCAAGGACGCGGTTGACGCCGCTTCGAACAAGGTCCTCGAATTGTGCGAGCATGGCGAATCCGGGGGCCCGGACGAAAAGGGCTGGGCCAAGCGGGCACAGTAG
- a CDS encoding FdhF/YdeP family oxidoreductase — MTRKNPSVEETDEKDLEVGHGPKDWAAGIPGVLHSMKPAIEHMGLNRTRKTVLAMNQKDGFDCPSCAWPDPHHRKAFEFCENGAKAVTWEATPVVIAPEFWNEHSVTELRSRSEYWLGMQGRLTEPVFKPAGEDHYKPVTWDEAIRIVADKLGSLESPDHAAFYTSGRTSNEAAFLYQLLVRGYGTNNLPDCSNMCHESSGWAMGQTIGIGKATVSFDDYANADLIIIMGQNPGTNHPRMLTELEACKENGGEIVAVNPLPEAGLRRYKNPQKVKGIVGRGTEIADQFLHIRIGGDMALLQAISKRVFDAEDRNPGTVLDHAFLAEHCEGLAELKEHLGQLDEQAVLEATGLRVEEIDELAARYLKAEKVIITWAMGITQQKKGVATIKEIINLLLLRGNMGKPGAGASPIRGHSNVQGDRTMGIWEQMPQSFMNALGKEFGFEPPREHGVDAVETINRMRDGGIKVFVALGGNFVGAISDTNAAESAMQNTELSVQISTKLNRSHTVAGAAALILPTMGRTEIDIQESGQQFVSVEDTVCAVHPSWGSVEPVSHHLLSEPAIVSRLGKAVVGSRIQADWDGFEKNYDLIRDHISRVVGGCENYNERIRHEGGFILANGPRDSRTFPTPTGKAVLTVNTLEHVEKPEGTLILQSMRSHDQFNTTIYGHNDRYRGIKKGRHVVFVNPEDIAELGLADGMFVDIRGEYKDGAERMVRKFRVVSYPTARGCAAAYYPEANVLVPLNHTAEGSNTPVSKAVIVRLEPSLDQSPDSSSTLTSGAASPASP; from the coding sequence GTGACGCGCAAGAATCCTTCAGTGGAAGAAACTGACGAAAAGGACCTGGAAGTCGGTCACGGCCCGAAGGATTGGGCCGCCGGAATCCCTGGCGTCCTGCACTCAATGAAGCCCGCAATCGAACACATGGGCTTGAACCGTACGCGTAAGACCGTCCTCGCGATGAACCAGAAGGACGGCTTCGACTGCCCCAGCTGCGCCTGGCCGGATCCGCACCACCGCAAGGCCTTCGAGTTCTGCGAGAACGGCGCCAAGGCCGTCACGTGGGAGGCAACGCCGGTGGTGATCGCACCCGAGTTCTGGAATGAGCATTCGGTGACTGAACTGCGCAGCCGCTCGGAATACTGGCTGGGCATGCAGGGCCGGCTCACCGAACCGGTCTTCAAACCTGCCGGCGAGGATCACTACAAGCCGGTGACCTGGGACGAAGCGATCCGCATCGTTGCGGACAAGCTCGGCAGCCTGGAGTCCCCGGACCACGCCGCGTTCTATACGAGCGGCAGGACATCGAATGAGGCAGCCTTCCTCTACCAGTTGCTCGTCCGTGGCTACGGCACCAACAACCTGCCGGATTGCTCCAACATGTGCCACGAATCCTCCGGTTGGGCGATGGGCCAGACCATCGGCATCGGGAAGGCGACCGTCTCCTTTGACGACTACGCCAACGCGGACCTGATCATCATCATGGGGCAGAACCCCGGCACGAACCACCCGCGCATGCTCACCGAGCTGGAGGCCTGCAAGGAAAACGGCGGCGAAATCGTCGCCGTCAATCCCCTGCCGGAGGCCGGCCTCCGCCGCTACAAGAACCCGCAGAAGGTAAAGGGCATCGTTGGCCGCGGCACCGAGATCGCCGACCAGTTCCTGCACATCCGGATCGGTGGCGACATGGCACTGCTGCAGGCGATCTCCAAGCGGGTGTTCGACGCCGAGGACCGGAACCCCGGCACCGTTCTGGACCACGCCTTCCTGGCCGAGCACTGCGAGGGCCTGGCGGAACTCAAGGAACACCTCGGTCAACTGGACGAGCAGGCGGTGCTGGAAGCGACGGGGCTTCGGGTCGAGGAAATTGACGAGCTGGCCGCCCGCTATCTGAAGGCCGAGAAGGTAATCATCACCTGGGCCATGGGCATCACGCAGCAGAAGAAGGGCGTGGCCACGATCAAGGAAATAATCAACCTGCTGCTGCTCCGCGGCAATATGGGCAAGCCCGGAGCGGGCGCCTCCCCCATCCGTGGCCACAGCAATGTCCAGGGCGACCGCACCATGGGCATCTGGGAGCAGATGCCGCAGTCGTTCATGAACGCCCTTGGCAAGGAGTTCGGTTTCGAACCGCCGCGCGAACACGGTGTGGATGCCGTGGAAACCATCAACCGGATGCGCGACGGCGGCATCAAGGTCTTCGTAGCGCTCGGCGGAAACTTCGTGGGCGCCATTTCGGACACCAACGCGGCCGAGTCCGCCATGCAGAACACGGAGCTGTCCGTCCAGATTTCCACGAAGCTCAACAGGTCGCACACGGTGGCCGGTGCCGCTGCCCTCATCCTTCCGACAATGGGCCGGACCGAGATCGACATCCAGGAGTCGGGACAGCAGTTCGTGTCTGTGGAGGACACGGTCTGCGCCGTCCACCCCTCGTGGGGAAGCGTTGAGCCCGTTTCCCACCATCTCCTGTCCGAACCGGCGATTGTCAGCCGCCTCGGGAAGGCCGTGGTCGGCAGTCGGATCCAGGCCGACTGGGATGGCTTCGAGAAGAACTACGACCTTATCCGGGACCACATCTCCCGGGTCGTGGGCGGCTGTGAGAATTACAACGAGCGGATCCGCCATGAAGGCGGCTTCATCCTCGCGAACGGCCCGCGGGATTCCCGCACCTTCCCGACGCCGACCGGCAAGGCCGTGCTGACGGTCAACACCTTGGAACACGTGGAAAAGCCCGAGGGCACGCTGATCCTGCAGAGCATGCGCTCCCACGACCAGTTCAACACCACCATCTACGGCCACAACGACCGCTACCGCGGCATCAAGAAGGGCCGCCACGTCGTGTTCGTGAACCCGGAGGACATCGCCGAGCTGGGGTTGGCCGACGGGATGTTCGTGGACATCCGTGGAGAGTACAAGGACGGCGCGGAACGCATGGTCCGCAAGTTCCGGGTGGTCTCCTATCCCACTGCCCGCGGCTGCGCGGCCGCCTACTACCCCGAAGCCAACGTGCTGGTGCCGCTGAACCATACGGCCGAGGGCAGCAACACCCCGGTGTCCAAGGCGGTGATTGTCCGGCTCGAACCTAGTCTGGACCAGTCGCCGGACAGTTCGTCCACGCTAACTTCCGGCGCCGCCAGTCCCGCATCACCCTGA
- a CDS encoding L-threonylcarbamoyladenylate synthase has translation MARYLDVHPENPQPRLISQAVEIVRSGGLIAYPTDSCYALGAQLGNKDALDRIRTIRQLDDKHHFTLVCKDFAQLGQLVQIDNDVFRSIKAVTPGSYTFILPATKEVPRRLLHPKKKTVGVRIPDHRVVQALLAELGEPLLSSTLLLPDEEEPLTQGWEIKERLEHVVDAVIDSGDSGSDPTTVIDYSGGVAEIVRRGMGDPSRFE, from the coding sequence ATGGCGAGATACTTGGACGTTCACCCCGAAAACCCGCAGCCGCGCTTAATCAGCCAGGCGGTGGAAATCGTCCGCTCAGGCGGCCTGATCGCTTACCCTACCGACTCCTGCTACGCCCTTGGCGCGCAGTTGGGAAACAAAGACGCTCTGGACCGGATCCGGACCATCCGGCAGCTGGACGACAAGCACCATTTCACGCTGGTGTGCAAGGACTTCGCTCAACTGGGCCAGCTGGTGCAGATCGACAACGACGTCTTCCGCAGCATCAAGGCCGTCACGCCGGGCAGCTACACCTTCATCCTGCCCGCCACGAAAGAAGTCCCACGCCGGCTGCTGCACCCGAAGAAGAAAACCGTGGGCGTACGCATCCCGGACCACCGCGTGGTCCAGGCCCTTCTCGCCGAATTGGGTGAGCCGCTGCTGTCCAGCACCCTGCTCTTGCCCGATGAGGAGGAACCGCTCACGCAGGGCTGGGAAATCAAGGAACGCCTCGAGCACGTCGTGGATGCCGTGATCGATTCCGGCGACTCCGGATCCGACCCGACCACCGTCATCGACTACTCCG